From Candidatus Deferrimicrobium sp.:
GAAGCGCGCAGCCCAAGGAGAACCCGCATGGGAAAGCAGGCGAGCAAGACAGCGATCGGAGTCTTCGTCATCGGGGCGGTCGCCTTGGCGGTCGCGGGGGTTATGGTGTTCGGTTCCGGAAAGTTCTTTTCGGAACAGGTGCGGTACGTGATGTTCTTCGACGGATCGCTGAAGGGCCTGCAGGTGGGTTCCCCCGTGGTGATGAACGGCGTCAAGATCGGCCAGGTGACGGACATCTACATGATGGTCGATCCTTCATCGCTCAAGTTTTACACGCCCGTGTACGTAGAAATCGAGCCGGACAAGTTCCGGGTCGCCGGGCGGGAAAAAGCGACGATCAGGGAATTCATGAGTACGAAGTACAGGTTTTATGAACAGTTACGGCGCAAGGGAATGAAAGCCCAGCTCGTGCTGCAGAGTTTCGTCACCGGGCAGCTGTGGGTCAACCTGGGGTTTTACCCCGACAAGCCGGTTCGGCTGGTCGGACTGGTCAAGGACGTCCCCGAGATTCCCACGGTCCCCACCGCCCTCGAGGAGATGCAGAAGACGATCGAGAACGTGCCGATAAAGGAGATCGCCGGAAAGCTGGACAACGTGATCACCGGGATCGACCGGATCGTGCACTCCCCCGAGCTGCAACGGACCTTCGCCAACCTGGAAAGAGCAACCGGGAGCATCGACCGGCTGGCGAAACGGGTGGACTCCCAAGTGGAACCGCTCTCGGCTGATGCCCGGCGCACGCTGGGAGAGGTGCGGGGGACCCTGGACGAGGCGAACAAAACCCTGGCTTCCGCCCAGGGAGCCCTTGCCCAGGCGGAAAAGACCCTGGCAGCCAAGGAGGGTGTCCCCGGGCAGGTCGCCGAGAGCCTTCTTGCGACCCTCTCTTCCGCACGAAGCTCCCTGGAGGAGAGTCGCAAGGCCCTCGTGGAGGTGCAGGGGCTCACCTCCCAGAGCGCCTACCTGGGGTACGAGGTCGGGACGACCCTGGAAGAGATGAGATCGCTCTCCCGCTCCATGCAGTCCCTGACGGATTACCTGGGACGGCACCCGGAATCGCTGATCCGGGGGAAATCTCTCGACAAAGGAGATGCCCGTTGATCCCTTCTCCCTTTCGCAGAACGATCGCGCCGCTCCTCGCGGTCTGCCTCGTATTCCTCGCCGGATGCGCCGGCACCACACCATCGAGGTTCTACACCCTGACCCCCGTGAAAGCGGCCGACACGCCCGCCTCGGGCGTCCCGTTCGAGGGGGGATCTCTCCTCGCAGTGGGACCGGTGCGGCTCCCCGATTACCTGGACCGCCCTCAGATCATGACGCGTTCGGAGGGGAACGAGATCCGCATGCACGAGACGGAGCGGTGGGCAGGCTCCCTCGAGGGAGACGTCGCCCGGGTACTGATCGAGAACCTCTCCGTCCTCCTCGCCGGAAGGAACGTGGCCGTGGTGCGATGGACATCGGCGATGCAGTCCATGGCCCCGTTCCGAAACCGGTTGGGAGTGGATGTCCTGCGGTTCGAGGGTTCCGTGGGAGGGGAGGTGGTCCTGAAGGCACGGTACTCCCTGTTCGGACCGGATGGTAGGAAGGTGATCTCCGCGGGAGAGTCGATCGTCCGGGAACCGGTGGGGGGGACGGATTACGGGGCGCTGACGGCCGCGATGAGCCGGGCGCTGGCGGCCTTCAGCCGTGAGGTCGCCGCGGCGATCCCGGCCCGGTAGCCGCGCGGGCGCAGCCGGTCGCACGTTCGAGGCGCGCGAGGCGCGCCCACTTCCCCTTTTCTCAGAGGAACCGGGCGGTTTGGACGGCGCTGTTCACCATGAAGACCCGCGCGTTGTTGGCCGACGGGTCGATCGGGAACAGGAAAAATCCGGGACGCTTCGGGTCGTAGCCGGTCGTCGTCCCCACGATGACCTCGCCGTCCTTGCAGGTGACCTCCATCAGCCGGCCCTGCGATCGTTCCCCGGGAGTCAATTGCTTTCTTTCGACATGCTTCGCGTTCCCCGTGAAATCCCGGACGAAGAAGATCGCCTTCAGGTCGTCGAGGCTTACCTCGGTGATGTCCCCGGGGCCGGTTCCTCCATGGCGATTAACGTGAAAAACCGGCTTGTTGGGGAAAAAGTTCTGCGTGGTGCCCTTCAAGGTTCTCCCGTCCCGATACCGGGCAACGATTTTGGACGGTTCCATTAGGTTCCCCCAGCCCTTCGGTTCAGATCGACCTGACCCGGTTTCATTCCAGCAATTATATCAACGGATGGCAAATACCTTTCGTCGCCGGAAAGCGAGCGCCAGGTCGTCCAGCAGCGAGTAGACGACCGGCGTCGCGAGCAGCGTGAGCAGGAGCGAGAGCGTCTGGCCGCCGATGACGACGACGGCGATCACGCGCCGCTCCTCGGCACCCGGGCCGGAGCCGACGGCCAGCGGGAGCATGCCGGCCACGAACGTGAGTGTCGTCATGAGGATCGGACGAAGCCGGTCCCGGTTCCCCTGGAGGATCGCCGCCTCCCGGTCCATCCCGCCCGAACGCAGGTTGTTCATGTGGTCGATCTGGAGGATGGCGTTCTTCTTGACCACGCCGAACAGGACGAGGATCCCGAGCGCCGAGTAGAGGTTCAAGGTGTTTCCCGTGAGCCAGATCGACAGCAGCGCGAACGGGATGCAGAGCGGGATGGAGAGCAGGATGGTGCAGGGGTGGACCAGGTTCTCGAACTGGGAGGCGAGGATCATGTACATGAAGATGATCGACAGGGCAAAAGCCCAGACGAACTCACCGAACGTCCGCTCGAGCTCCCGCCCCCGCCCGGAAAGGCGCGTGGTGTAGGCGGCGGGCAGGTCCATCGCCGCAACAGCGGCGCGCAGCGCCTCCAGCCGGTCGGCCATCGCGAACCCGGGCGCCACCGATGCACGGAGGCGAACCTCGCGCTGCCGGTCGAGACGGTCGATCCTCGACGCGCTCGGTACCCGCTCGATCCTCGTCACGCTTTCGAGCTGCACCATCCCTCCGCCCTCCCGCGGGACCACGAGCCGCCCGATCGTCCCGGGGTCTGCCCGGTCCTCCTCGCGGAGCCGGAGCTGCACTTTGTAGTCCTCGTTGTTGGAGGGATCCTTGAAACGCGAGACCTCCTCGTCCCCGCCGACCAGGAGCCGGACCGCCGTACCGACCCGCTCCGGGTCGACGCGAAGGTCCGCGGCGCGGGCCCGGTCGATCTCGACCCGCAGCTCGGGCTTGTCGAGCCGAAGCGTCGTATCGGCGTCAAGAAGCCCGAGGGATTCCTGGCGGTCGCGCAGGCTCTCCGCGTATGTCGAAAGCGCGTTGAGGTCCGGTCCTCTGAGAACGAAGTCGATATCGAAGGATCCGCCGCCGATGTTGAATCCGACGACGTTCCGGACCGAGACGCGAAGATCGCGATACTTGCGGAGTCTTCGGCGCACCTCCTGCATCGCTTGAAGCTGGGAGCGGTTCCCACGGAAGGCGGCGAGGGGGTCCCCGCCAGCGGTGCTCCGGAGCAGCCGGGAGAGCGAGAAGACGCGCTCCCCGTGCGGGGCGAGCTGGATGTACGCCCTCCCCTCGCTCACCCCGCCGATCCACCCGCCCCCGGCGGTCGAGAGCACCGTCCGCACTCCGGGCACGGTCCGGATGTCGGCGATGATGTCGTTCATGATGCCGTCCATGCCGGCCAGGCTCGTGCCCTGGGGGGCGGTCACGTTCACGTTGAACTCCCCCTCGTCCGCGTTGGCCGGGAGGTAATCCTGGCGGATCACCCCGTACAAGGGGATGGCCGACAACATGACGGCCACCGAAACCAGCGCCACGACCCCCCGGTGGCGGAGGGCGAGGGAAAGCAACCGCTCGTATCCGGCGTCGATCCACCGATAGAAACCGATCCGGGACTGTGGGGCGCCCTGTTTTACCGCCGCATCGCCTCCCAACAGCCGCGCGCTCATCATGGGGGTCAGGGTGAAGGAGACGAGCAGGCTCACCAGGACCGCCACGGCAGCGGTGATGCCGAACTGGTAGAGGAAGCGGCCGGAGATGCTGGACATGAACGACACCGGAATGAAGATGACCACGAGCGAAAAGGTCGTCGCCATCACGGCGAGTCCGATGTCGGCCGTGGCGGCCCGCGCGGCGTCGAACGGCGACATCCCCTTTTCCTCCACGAACCGGAAGATGTTCTCGAGGACGACGATCGCGTCGTCGATCACGATCCCGACCATCAGGACAAGGGCGAGCATCGTGACGCTGTTCAACGTGAAGTGGAAAACCCACATCATCCCGAAGGTGGAGATCACCGATGCCGGGATGGCGACCGCGGCGATCACGGTCGATCGCCAGCTCCGCATGAAGGCCAGGACGACCAGGGAGGCCAGGATGCTCCCGAGGATCAGGTGCACGTTGATCTCGTGCAGGGCGGAGTAGATATACCGGGACTGGTCCTGGACCACCGTGAGGCCGACCCCGGCGGGAAGTTCGCCGGCGGCGGCGGCGAGGCTGCGCTTCGCGTCCTCGATGACGGCGACGGTGTTGGCCCCCGACTGACGCCGAACCTCGAGGATCACCGTGGGAACGCCGTTCAACCGGGCGGTGGAGCGCTGTTCCATGGTCCCGTCCTCCGTCCGGCCGATATCCCGGATGCGAACGGACGCGCCGCCGATCGTTGCGACCACAAGATCGTCGAAGGCGCGAGGGTCGGCCAGGCGGCCGATCGTCCGGAGCGTCGACTCCATGGCCCCCCGGGTCACGTTGCCTCCGGCGGCGTCGGCATTCTGCCGGACGATCGCGTCGCGGACGTCGGTGATGGGGATCCCGAAGGCGGCCAGCCGGTCCGCCTCCACCCACACGTTCACCGCGCGCTCCAATCCGCCGACGATCCGCACCTCGCCCACACCCGCCGACCGCTCGAGGCGGATTTTCACCACCTTGTCCGCCAGCTCGGTCAGCTCGCGGAGTGGCCGGTCGCCGGCCAGGGCCACCGTCAGGACCGGCTGCTGGTCGTTGTCGAACTTCGAGACCAGGGGC
This genomic window contains:
- a CDS encoding efflux RND transporter permease subunit, producing the protein MQKLAEICIRRPVFAAMLILALVVVGGTSYLRLGVDRFPSVDLPTVSIRTQLPGASAEEVETGISKRIEEVVNTVEGIDELRSISGPGTSVVIVTFNLNREIDTAAQDVRDRVATILKDLPKDATPPLVSKFDNDQQPVLTVALAGDRPLRELTELADKVVKIRLERSAGVGEVRIVGGLERAVNVWVEADRLAAFGIPITDVRDAIVRQNADAAGGNVTRGAMESTLRTIGRLADPRAFDDLVVATIGGASVRIRDIGRTEDGTMEQRSTARLNGVPTVILEVRRQSGANTVAVIEDAKRSLAAAAGELPAGVGLTVVQDQSRYIYSALHEINVHLILGSILASLVVLAFMRSWRSTVIAAVAIPASVISTFGMMWVFHFTLNSVTMLALVLMVGIVIDDAIVVLENIFRFVEEKGMSPFDAARAATADIGLAVMATTFSLVVIFIPVSFMSSISGRFLYQFGITAAVAVLVSLLVSFTLTPMMSARLLGGDAAVKQGAPQSRIGFYRWIDAGYERLLSLALRHRGVVALVSVAVMLSAIPLYGVIRQDYLPANADEGEFNVNVTAPQGTSLAGMDGIMNDIIADIRTVPGVRTVLSTAGGGWIGGVSEGRAYIQLAPHGERVFSLSRLLRSTAGGDPLAAFRGNRSQLQAMQEVRRRLRKYRDLRVSVRNVVGFNIGGGSFDIDFVLRGPDLNALSTYAESLRDRQESLGLLDADTTLRLDKPELRVEIDRARAADLRVDPERVGTAVRLLVGGDEEVSRFKDPSNNEDYKVQLRLREEDRADPGTIGRLVVPREGGGMVQLESVTRIERVPSASRIDRLDRQREVRLRASVAPGFAMADRLEALRAAVAAMDLPAAYTTRLSGRGRELERTFGEFVWAFALSIIFMYMILASQFENLVHPCTILLSIPLCIPFALLSIWLTGNTLNLYSALGILVLFGVVKKNAILQIDHMNNLRSGGMDREAAILQGNRDRLRPILMTTLTFVAGMLPLAVGSGPGAEERRVIAVVVIGGQTLSLLLTLLATPVVYSLLDDLALAFRRRKVFAIR
- a CDS encoding MlaD family protein — encoded protein: MGKQASKTAIGVFVIGAVALAVAGVMVFGSGKFFSEQVRYVMFFDGSLKGLQVGSPVVMNGVKIGQVTDIYMMVDPSSLKFYTPVYVEIEPDKFRVAGREKATIREFMSTKYRFYEQLRRKGMKAQLVLQSFVTGQLWVNLGFYPDKPVRLVGLVKDVPEIPTVPTALEEMQKTIENVPIKEIAGKLDNVITGIDRIVHSPELQRTFANLERATGSIDRLAKRVDSQVEPLSADARRTLGEVRGTLDEANKTLASAQGALAQAEKTLAAKEGVPGQVAESLLATLSSARSSLEESRKALVEVQGLTSQSAYLGYEVGTTLEEMRSLSRSMQSLTDYLGRHPESLIRGKSLDKGDAR
- a CDS encoding DUF6982 domain-containing protein, translated to MEPSKIVARYRDGRTLKGTTQNFFPNKPVFHVNRHGGTGPGDITEVSLDDLKAIFFVRDFTGNAKHVERKQLTPGERSQGRLMEVTCKDGEVIVGTTTGYDPKRPGFFLFPIDPSANNARVFMVNSAVQTARFL
- a CDS encoding PqiC family protein → MIPSPFRRTIAPLLAVCLVFLAGCAGTTPSRFYTLTPVKAADTPASGVPFEGGSLLAVGPVRLPDYLDRPQIMTRSEGNEIRMHETERWAGSLEGDVARVLIENLSVLLAGRNVAVVRWTSAMQSMAPFRNRLGVDVLRFEGSVGGEVVLKARYSLFGPDGRKVISAGESIVREPVGGTDYGALTAAMSRALAAFSREVAAAIPAR